The Alteromonas gilva genome includes a window with the following:
- the rplF gene encoding 50S ribosomal protein L6: protein MSRVAKAPVDLATGVEMSISGQEVTIKGKNGTLSRVFNDAVEVTQEENQIKVLPREGFPDGWAQAGTARALLNAMVIGVTEGFEKKLQLLGVGYRAQAQGNKLNLTLGFSHPVAYEMPQGITVETPSQTEIVVKGADKQVVGQVAANIRAYRPPEPYKGKGVRYADEFVRRKEAKKK, encoded by the coding sequence ATGTCACGAGTAGCAAAGGCCCCTGTTGACCTCGCCACTGGCGTAGAGATGTCTATCTCAGGTCAAGAAGTCACAATCAAAGGTAAAAATGGTACATTGAGCCGCGTTTTTAACGATGCTGTTGAAGTTACCCAGGAAGAGAACCAAATCAAAGTGTTACCTCGCGAAGGTTTCCCTGATGGTTGGGCTCAGGCTGGTACTGCACGCGCACTGTTAAATGCAATGGTTATCGGTGTGACCGAAGGTTTTGAGAAAAAACTGCAGCTGTTAGGCGTTGGTTATCGTGCGCAGGCACAAGGTAACAAACTTAACCTGACTCTGGGTTTCTCTCACCCTGTAGCATACGAAATGCCTCAGGGCATCACAGTTGAAACTCCTAGCCAAACTGAAATCGTCGTCAAAGGCGCCGATAAGCAGGTGGTAGGGCAGGTTGCGGCGAACATTCGCGCGTACCGTCCACCAGAGCCTTACAAAGGTAAAGGTGTTCGCTATGCAGACGAGTTTGTACGTCGTAAAGAAGCTAAGAAAAAGTAG
- the rpsH gene encoding 30S ribosomal protein S8, with translation MSMQDPIADMFTRIRNGQLAQKVSVTMPSSKLRVAVAEVLKKEGYVTDYAVAGDVKPVLEVTLKYFEGKQVIDTIERVSRPGLRIYKKKDELPKVMGGLGVAIVSTSKGVMTDRAARKAGMGGEIIGYVA, from the coding sequence ATGAGCATGCAAGATCCTATCGCGGATATGTTTACCCGCATCCGTAACGGCCAGTTGGCACAGAAAGTTTCTGTAACTATGCCTTCTTCAAAGCTGCGCGTTGCCGTAGCGGAAGTATTGAAGAAAGAAGGTTACGTAACTGACTACGCTGTAGCTGGTGACGTTAAGCCTGTTTTAGAAGTGACGCTTAAGTACTTCGAAGGCAAGCAAGTAATCGACACAATTGAACGTGTAAGCCGTCCTGGTCTGCGCATCTATAAGAAAAAAGATGAGCTGCCAAAAGTAATGGGTGGTTTAGGTGTTGCTATCGTGTCAACTTCTAAAGGTGTGATGACTGACCGTGCAGCGCGTAAAGCTGGCATGGGCGGTGAGATCATCGGTTATGTAGCGTAA
- the rpsN gene encoding 30S ribosomal protein S14, producing the protein MAKESMKAREVKRAKLVAKYAEKRAALKAIISDVNASEEERWDAVLKLQQLPRDSSKSRQQNRCRITGRPHGYLRKFGLSRIKLREAAMRGEVPGLKKASW; encoded by the coding sequence ATGGCAAAAGAATCAATGAAGGCTCGTGAAGTCAAGCGTGCAAAGCTAGTAGCTAAGTATGCTGAAAAACGTGCCGCGCTTAAAGCGATTATCAGCGATGTTAACGCCTCTGAAGAAGAGCGTTGGGATGCTGTATTGAAGCTGCAACAATTACCACGTGATAGCTCGAAGTCTCGTCAGCAAAACCGCTGCCGAATTACTGGCCGTCCACATGGTTACCTACGCAAATTTGGCCTAAGCCGTATTAAGCTGCGTGAAGCGGCGATGCGCGGTGAAGTCCCTGGCCTTAAAAAAGCCAGTTGGTAA
- the rplE gene encoding 50S ribosomal protein L5, with protein MAKLHDFYKETVVAELAKQFGYKSVMQVPRIEKITLNMGLGEAVADKKVLEHATADMAAIAGQKPIVTVARKSVAGFKIREGYPIGCKVTLRGERMWEFLERLISIAIPRIRDFRGLNAKAFDGRGNYSMGVREQIIFPEIDFDKVDKVRGMDITITTSAGTDEEAHALLSAFNFPFRK; from the coding sequence ATGGCGAAACTGCATGATTTCTATAAAGAAACAGTAGTAGCTGAACTTGCGAAGCAGTTCGGATACAAAAGCGTCATGCAAGTCCCTCGGATTGAAAAAATCACCTTAAACATGGGTTTAGGTGAAGCAGTTGCTGACAAGAAAGTTCTTGAACATGCGACAGCCGATATGGCTGCTATCGCTGGTCAAAAGCCAATTGTTACAGTTGCACGTAAATCAGTAGCGGGTTTTAAAATTCGTGAAGGTTATCCGATTGGCTGTAAAGTAACCCTGCGCGGTGAGCGTATGTGGGAATTCTTAGAGCGCTTAATTTCGATTGCAATTCCACGTATCCGTGACTTCCGAGGCTTAAACGCCAAGGCATTTGACGGCCGTGGTAATTACAGCATGGGTGTGCGCGAACAAATTATCTTCCCTGAAATCGATTTCGATAAGGTAGATAAGGTTCGTGGTATGGATATTACCATCACTACCAGTGCTGGCACTGACGAAGAAGCGCACGCACTGTTAAGTGCGTTCAACTTCCCATTCAGAAAATAA
- the rplX gene encoding 50S ribosomal protein L24 has translation MANKIRRDDEVVVLAGKDKGKQGKVLKVLNSDNRVVVEGVNLVKKHQKPNPQLGEAGGIIEKEASLHVSNVAVVNPATGKADRVGFRLEEGKKVRVFKSNGELV, from the coding sequence ATGGCTAATAAAATTCGTCGTGATGATGAAGTAGTCGTATTAGCGGGTAAAGACAAAGGCAAACAAGGCAAAGTCCTGAAAGTGCTTAACTCTGATAACCGTGTAGTCGTTGAAGGTGTAAATCTTGTCAAGAAACACCAAAAGCCAAACCCACAATTGGGCGAAGCTGGCGGAATTATTGAAAAAGAAGCTTCACTTCACGTTTCTAATGTTGCGGTAGTTAACCCGGCTACGGGTAAAGCTGATCGCGTTGGTTTCCGTTTAGAAGAAGGCAAGAAAGTACGTGTCTTTAAATCTAACGGCGAACTTGTTTAA
- the rplN gene encoding 50S ribosomal protein L14: MIQMQTNLDVADNSGARRVQCIKVLGGSHRRYAGIGDIIKVTVKEAIPRGKVKKGDVLNAVVVRTRKGIRRADGSTIRFDSNAAVLLNANKQPIGTRIFGPVTRELRSDNFMKIISLAPEVL, translated from the coding sequence ATGATCCAAATGCAAACTAACCTGGATGTTGCCGACAACAGCGGCGCTCGCAGGGTTCAGTGTATTAAGGTTCTTGGTGGCTCGCATCGCCGTTATGCAGGTATCGGTGACATCATCAAAGTTACTGTCAAGGAAGCAATTCCTCGCGGTAAAGTTAAAAAAGGTGACGTACTGAACGCAGTGGTGGTGCGTACTAGAAAAGGCATTCGTCGTGCAGATGGTTCTACCATCCGTTTTGACAGTAATGCGGCTGTTTTGCTTAACGCAAACAAGCAACCAATTGGTACGCGTATCTTTGGACCGGTAACCCGTGAGTTGAGAAGTGATAACTTCATGAAAATCATCTCATTGGCCCCAGAGGTACTATAA
- a CDS encoding DUF4397 domain-containing protein, with amino-acid sequence MKTLVHYRHIGYASLFFLITLLSACGGSDGDSSAGYDEAYLQFYNGSPNGATVYLRELDGNDLGSAQFGDSSALLSLEQGDITLEFYRLDADDQEVVIETLSVSLKTSFKTMVFLNGDFSAPEFTTQQFGRETLDNHFRLMATSVMLKETQQYDLYMSEAGDPFEAANYLGTITRGELIEYTFWDGDSDSDDFDEDEYTLYLTEPGATEVVFESPTINFNYSTEYVLVTRDISGAIQNGMIIDVVLNSSVVTAITDVNAASQYRVYNSVNATEPVTLSLTGDNDADALSVTLAPGEMTGFTEAEYGDYRLDAVIADNSLEPLKNKLITLNQSESKAIVLHEQAGALASVTFIESALSQAYDKTINLVNLVDDYSDVDFYLVRHDETIDTAQYRVKGVEYLETETLVVPADYYEIIAVHEDNNDERFLLFRLPLYGFNEESNYIVTLESAENSSGYAVKVID; translated from the coding sequence ATGAAAACTTTAGTTCACTATCGCCATATTGGTTATGCATCGTTATTTTTTCTCATCACGCTATTAAGCGCTTGTGGGGGCTCGGATGGAGATTCCAGTGCTGGTTACGATGAGGCGTACCTGCAGTTTTATAATGGTTCACCGAATGGCGCGACAGTATACCTGCGAGAGCTGGATGGAAACGATTTGGGCAGTGCCCAATTTGGTGACAGTAGCGCGTTGTTAAGCCTCGAGCAAGGCGACATCACACTTGAATTCTACCGCCTTGATGCTGACGATCAGGAAGTTGTTATTGAGACACTCAGCGTTAGTCTTAAAACGTCCTTTAAAACGATGGTGTTTTTAAACGGTGATTTTTCGGCACCTGAATTTACTACCCAACAGTTTGGGCGTGAAACTCTGGATAATCACTTTCGACTCATGGCAACGTCAGTCATGCTCAAAGAAACGCAGCAATACGACCTTTACATGAGCGAGGCTGGTGACCCGTTCGAGGCTGCAAATTACCTGGGAACAATTACGCGCGGTGAGTTAATAGAATATACCTTTTGGGATGGTGACAGCGACAGTGATGACTTCGATGAAGATGAATACACCCTTTACTTAACCGAGCCAGGCGCAACAGAGGTTGTATTTGAGTCACCGACCATCAATTTTAACTATAGTACTGAGTATGTGTTGGTAACCCGGGATATCTCAGGTGCTATCCAAAACGGCATGATTATAGATGTGGTATTAAATTCATCGGTCGTAACCGCTATTACAGATGTTAATGCTGCGTCGCAATACCGTGTGTATAACAGCGTTAATGCAACAGAGCCGGTGACGTTATCACTGACAGGTGACAACGACGCTGATGCCTTAAGTGTTACCCTGGCGCCTGGCGAAATGACCGGGTTTACCGAGGCCGAATACGGTGATTACCGGCTGGATGCAGTCATTGCTGATAACAGCCTGGAACCACTTAAAAATAAACTGATTACATTGAATCAAAGCGAGAGTAAAGCCATTGTGCTGCATGAGCAGGCAGGGGCGTTAGCATCAGTAACCTTTATCGAAAGTGCGCTGTCTCAGGCGTATGATAAAACCATTAACCTGGTTAACTTAGTCGATGATTACAGTGATGTTGACTTTTATCTGGTGCGTCATGATGAAACTATTGATACCGCGCAATACAGGGTTAAAGGTGTTGAGTATTTGGAGACAGAAACGCTGGTGGTACCGGCCGATTATTATGAAATTATCGCCGTACACGAAGACAATAATGACGAGCGTTTTTTACTTTTCCGGCTACCGCTGTACGGATTTAATGAAGAGTCGAACTACATTGTTACGCTCGAGAGCGCAGAAAACAGCTCTGGCTACGCAGTAAAAGTGATTGATTAG
- a CDS encoding TonB-dependent receptor yields the protein MIRRSAIGAAILSILGTSTVLATTIQGQVTSETGEPVSGAEVRIEGSKQVTYTDQQGNYVFQDVRVPHVHLHVYSANYVHGDNDLGDVDSDQVINFRLAPVSVENIVVTASVLGSSVLESVTPVSVIDEQQLRKIQAETLGETLKSTPGVHSTYFGPVSSSPIIRGNDGPRVKIVQNGLNVSDVSRIGPDHNVAANSTSATQVEVLRGPATLQYGSGAIGGVVNVVDQRIPKQVPVALEGDIEANYATVNDGKFGRFNVTGGKDKIAFHADGYNRKTDNAEIPGFASVSPDDDEQPGELENSQMDTTNLTAGLSFVDKQGYFGFAVEKLNNLYGVPGHSHGHGEEAHGDEHEGEHEDEHDDTHAEEEAGTRLDVDMTRYQAAGEWYSPVSGISTLKFAAAYTDYEHVELEGDEVGTRFSNQGSDIRLTAHHKDINAWHGVFGLQHTNSDYAAVGEEAFTPSTDTQSTAIFLVEQKKFGAVLLELGGRLERTTYNADAIEFELDAVELAHDEEEHHDEHEEGEHEGGEHEEHALNFEFDDYSFTSSSLSAGLNWQYAPGYSVALTLSRNERAPSQQELFSAGQHLATQTFEVGLVFDMDEEGDVAESLREVKEEVSNNLDLTFRKFSGAGGYTVSLFYNEADNYIYQSATGLAALSEHGGEDEHSDEHAGADHDEAIHEDEPHDEHGEEGTPVYYFNQDDATIYGIEAEAFVDLNLNWRVQVFGDYIRARLDNDNLPRIPPLRLGSTLSYQGNSLSSELSVIWYDEQGDTTEYETTTDSYTLVSASVDYRLPDSQDWTVYVRANNLLDEEARVHSSFLKEQAPLPGRNFTLGTRFSF from the coding sequence ATGATCAGACGTTCCGCAATTGGCGCTGCCATATTATCCATATTAGGTACATCCACTGTCCTGGCAACTACTATCCAGGGACAGGTGACCAGCGAAACGGGTGAACCGGTTTCGGGTGCTGAAGTTCGCATCGAGGGGTCTAAACAGGTTACTTATACCGATCAGCAGGGCAACTACGTATTTCAGGATGTTCGGGTGCCTCATGTCCATTTGCATGTCTATTCAGCCAATTATGTGCATGGTGACAATGATCTTGGTGATGTCGATAGCGATCAGGTGATTAACTTCAGGCTGGCACCGGTATCGGTTGAAAATATCGTTGTGACTGCCAGTGTACTGGGATCATCGGTACTGGAGTCTGTCACCCCCGTGTCGGTAATCGATGAGCAGCAGTTACGTAAAATTCAGGCAGAAACCCTGGGTGAAACGCTTAAATCTACGCCAGGGGTTCACAGTACCTATTTTGGGCCGGTATCGAGTAGTCCTATCATAAGAGGTAACGATGGTCCCCGGGTAAAAATAGTTCAAAACGGCCTGAATGTGTCAGATGTATCTCGCATCGGGCCAGACCATAATGTCGCCGCCAACAGTACCAGTGCCACTCAGGTAGAAGTGCTGCGAGGACCGGCAACCTTACAATACGGTAGCGGCGCGATTGGCGGCGTTGTTAACGTGGTGGACCAACGTATTCCTAAACAGGTGCCGGTGGCGCTGGAAGGCGATATAGAAGCTAATTACGCCACGGTTAATGACGGCAAGTTTGGCAGGTTTAATGTTACGGGAGGCAAAGACAAGATAGCCTTTCATGCAGACGGTTATAATCGCAAAACTGATAATGCGGAAATCCCGGGTTTTGCCTCGGTCTCTCCTGATGACGATGAGCAACCGGGCGAACTGGAAAACAGCCAAATGGATACCACCAATCTTACTGCGGGATTGTCATTTGTTGATAAGCAGGGGTACTTTGGTTTTGCAGTGGAAAAACTCAACAACCTCTACGGTGTGCCCGGCCATAGTCACGGCCATGGCGAGGAGGCACATGGGGACGAACATGAAGGCGAGCATGAGGATGAACACGACGACACTCATGCAGAGGAAGAAGCGGGCACCCGGCTGGACGTTGATATGACCCGCTACCAGGCGGCTGGCGAGTGGTACTCTCCGGTTTCAGGTATCAGCACATTAAAGTTTGCCGCAGCATATACCGACTATGAGCATGTTGAGTTAGAAGGTGACGAAGTCGGCACTCGGTTTAGTAACCAGGGTAGTGATATTCGTTTAACTGCCCACCATAAGGACATTAATGCCTGGCACGGCGTGTTTGGCTTACAGCACACCAACAGCGACTATGCCGCGGTGGGCGAGGAAGCCTTTACGCCGTCTACCGACACGCAAAGCACTGCGATATTCCTTGTCGAGCAAAAGAAATTCGGCGCAGTGTTGCTTGAACTCGGTGGTCGCCTGGAACGCACCACTTATAACGCTGACGCTATCGAGTTTGAACTGGATGCCGTCGAACTGGCGCATGATGAAGAGGAGCACCACGACGAACATGAAGAAGGTGAACACGAGGGCGGTGAGCACGAAGAACACGCGCTAAACTTCGAATTTGACGATTATTCATTTACCAGCAGCTCCCTATCTGCCGGCCTGAACTGGCAATATGCGCCGGGTTACTCCGTCGCACTAACACTGTCGCGAAATGAGCGGGCACCGAGCCAGCAAGAGCTGTTCTCTGCCGGCCAGCATCTGGCTACACAAACTTTCGAAGTCGGTTTGGTGTTTGATATGGATGAAGAAGGCGACGTTGCCGAAAGCCTCAGAGAGGTGAAAGAAGAAGTCAGCAATAACCTTGATCTTACCTTCCGCAAGTTCAGCGGAGCTGGTGGTTATACCGTTTCACTGTTTTATAATGAGGCCGATAATTATATTTATCAAAGTGCCACAGGCCTTGCGGCGTTGTCTGAACATGGTGGTGAAGACGAACATAGTGACGAGCACGCCGGTGCTGACCATGACGAAGCGATACACGAAGACGAACCGCATGATGAGCACGGCGAAGAAGGCACGCCGGTTTACTACTTTAATCAGGACGATGCGACGATTTACGGTATCGAGGCCGAGGCATTTGTTGATCTCAATCTGAATTGGCGTGTGCAGGTATTCGGTGACTATATCAGAGCCAGGCTCGACAACGACAACTTGCCGCGCATACCGCCGCTGCGCTTAGGTTCAACGCTAAGTTACCAGGGCAATTCCCTGAGCAGTGAACTGTCGGTTATTTGGTATGACGAGCAAGGTGATACCACCGAGTATGAAACCACAACCGACAGCTACACGTTAGTGAGTGCGTCGGTTGATTATCGATTGCCTGACAGCCAGGACTGGACGGTTTATGTGCGAGCCAATAACCTGCTCGACGAAGAAGCCAGGGTGCATAGCTCTTTTTTGAAAGAACAAGCGCCATTACCCGGTCGTAACTTTACGCTAGGAACGCGATTCAGTTTCTAG
- the epmA gene encoding elongation factor P--(R)-beta-lysine ligase, whose amino-acid sequence MTSTSHWQPTASLQALKDRARLYAQIRQFFADRDVLEVDTPVLSHGTVTDVYIEGFATPFQHSSEGHEQTLYLQTSPEFALKRLLACYQTSVYQLSKAFRHEGGGRWHNPEFTMLEWYRIGLDHHALMDEIAALLKHVLNAEHTERMTYQQAFQQYLNLDPLSASTEGIAEVFRQCNIELNDTESLSRDSMLQLLFSYEIEPKIGQQVPCFIYAYPASQSALATINSSDPRVADRFELYFKGAELANGFNELQSATEQRQRFEQDNVNRQHSGLPQKPVDERFLAALDAGLPPCAGVAMGLDRLLMLKHGYTHIDQVLAFPIARA is encoded by the coding sequence ATGACCTCTACTTCGCATTGGCAGCCAACCGCCTCATTACAAGCCTTGAAAGACAGAGCCCGGCTCTATGCGCAGATACGGCAGTTCTTTGCTGACCGCGATGTGCTGGAAGTGGATACCCCTGTGCTGTCTCATGGCACCGTAACCGATGTTTATATCGAGGGCTTCGCTACGCCGTTTCAGCACAGTAGCGAAGGTCATGAGCAGACACTTTACCTGCAAACCTCGCCCGAGTTTGCCTTAAAACGGTTACTCGCCTGCTATCAAACCTCGGTTTACCAACTGTCTAAAGCATTTCGTCACGAAGGTGGTGGTCGCTGGCACAATCCCGAATTTACCATGCTTGAGTGGTATCGCATTGGTTTAGACCATCACGCGCTGATGGATGAAATTGCCGCGCTACTTAAACATGTCCTCAATGCTGAGCATACCGAGCGTATGACATACCAGCAGGCTTTCCAACAGTATCTGAACCTCGACCCTCTGTCAGCGTCTACCGAGGGTATTGCAGAGGTGTTCAGACAATGCAATATAGAGCTTAACGATACTGAGTCTTTGAGCCGTGACAGCATGTTGCAACTATTATTCAGCTACGAAATTGAGCCAAAGATTGGCCAGCAAGTGCCGTGTTTTATCTATGCCTACCCGGCGTCGCAGTCTGCATTGGCGACCATCAATAGCAGTGATCCGCGGGTTGCTGATCGGTTTGAGCTGTATTTTAAAGGCGCTGAGCTTGCCAACGGCTTTAATGAGCTGCAAAGCGCTACAGAGCAACGCCAACGGTTCGAGCAGGACAATGTGAACCGACAGCATTCCGGCTTACCACAAAAACCTGTTGATGAGCGCTTTCTTGCTGCGCTTGACGCGGGATTACCGCCATGCGCAGGCGTTGCCATGGGGCTCGATAGGCTACTGATGCTCAAACATGGCTACACACACATTGATCAGGTGCTCGCTTTCCCGATTGCACGGGCCTGA
- the efp gene encoding elongation factor P, whose protein sequence is MANFSTNEFKAGLKIMLDGEPCNILENEYVKPGKGQAFNRVKIRKLISGKVLEKTFRSGESVEGADVMDTELAYLYTDGEFYHFMNNETFEQIAADEKAVGENVKWLVENDVCTITLWNGTPITVTPPNFVELEITETDPGLKGDTAGTGGKPATLSTGAVVRVPLFVQTGEVIKVDTRNGEYVSRVQK, encoded by the coding sequence ATGGCTAATTTCAGCACTAATGAGTTCAAAGCGGGCTTAAAAATTATGCTCGACGGTGAACCTTGCAACATTCTTGAAAACGAATACGTAAAACCTGGTAAGGGTCAGGCCTTTAACCGGGTAAAAATTCGTAAACTGATTTCTGGCAAAGTACTGGAAAAAACCTTTCGCTCCGGTGAATCAGTAGAAGGCGCAGACGTTATGGATACGGAACTGGCCTACCTGTATACCGACGGCGAATTCTATCACTTTATGAATAACGAAACATTCGAACAAATTGCCGCTGACGAAAAAGCGGTAGGTGAGAATGTAAAGTGGCTGGTAGAGAACGATGTTTGCACCATCACACTGTGGAACGGCACGCCTATTACTGTGACGCCGCCTAACTTTGTGGAACTGGAAATCACCGAAACCGATCCTGGTTTGAAAGGCGATACCGCTGGCACCGGCGGCAAACCGGCAACCCTGTCTACTGGCGCCGTAGTACGAGTACCGCTATTTGTACAAACCGGCGAAGTGATTAAAGTAGACACCCGTAACGGTGAATACGTTTCACGCGTACAGAAATAA
- the epmB gene encoding EF-P beta-lysylation protein EpmB: protein MAQIIQKKHITVEQNWQKELATGFTDPFSLLRYLNLDTTDFGSHAEARRLFPMRVPRFFASLMQKGNWQDPLLQQVLPVKQEFLSAPGFSADPLEEHATATPGLLHKYRSRVLLIVRGGCAVNCRYCFRRHFPYADNSLSKQELARNIDYIAAHPVIDEVILSGGDPLMAKDTHLAELANALSAIPHIKRLRIHSRLPVVMPSRLDTDFMRWFSAVPLQRVLVLHVNHANEISEQLVQRLRSLREAGVTLLNQAVLLKGINDDADTQQQLNETLFNAGVMPYYLHTLDKVQGSAHFDVPLQTAREIMAELIKRLPGFMVPKLVTEIGGQPGKTPIDLRLHPLE, encoded by the coding sequence GTGGCGCAAATAATACAAAAAAAACACATCACTGTAGAGCAAAACTGGCAAAAAGAGTTAGCCACCGGTTTTACAGACCCATTTTCGTTGCTCAGATATCTCAATTTAGACACGACTGATTTCGGTTCTCATGCTGAAGCCCGCCGTTTGTTTCCTATGCGGGTGCCACGTTTTTTTGCTTCGCTGATGCAAAAGGGCAACTGGCAGGACCCGCTCTTACAGCAGGTGTTACCGGTTAAACAGGAGTTTTTAAGCGCTCCGGGCTTTAGTGCCGATCCTTTAGAGGAACATGCAACGGCCACCCCGGGTTTACTGCACAAATACCGCAGTCGCGTGTTGCTGATTGTGCGGGGCGGTTGTGCGGTAAATTGCCGCTACTGCTTTCGACGCCACTTCCCCTATGCCGACAACAGCCTGTCCAAACAAGAGCTGGCGCGGAATATTGACTATATTGCTGCGCATCCGGTCATTGATGAGGTCATATTGTCAGGTGGCGATCCATTAATGGCAAAAGATACGCATCTGGCTGAGCTGGCGAATGCATTAAGTGCGATACCGCACATAAAACGGTTGCGAATTCACAGCCGTTTACCGGTTGTCATGCCATCGCGTCTGGATACAGATTTTATGCGCTGGTTTAGCGCAGTGCCGTTACAACGGGTGTTGGTATTGCACGTTAATCATGCCAACGAGATTTCAGAACAACTGGTACAACGGTTACGGTCATTGCGGGAAGCCGGGGTTACGCTGCTTAATCAGGCTGTGTTGCTCAAAGGCATTAACGATGATGCTGATACACAGCAACAGCTTAACGAAACCCTGTTTAACGCCGGTGTTATGCCCTATTACCTGCATACGCTGGATAAAGTGCAAGGGAGTGCGCATTTTGATGTGCCGCTGCAAACGGCCAGAGAGATCATGGCTGAATTGATAAAGCGTTTGCCAGGCTTTATGGTACCAAAACTCGTCACCGAGATTGGCGGCCAACCTGGCAAAACGCCGATAGACTTGCGTCTACATCCGTTGGAGTAA
- a CDS encoding HAD family hydrolase: protein MTAGDAVSTLQAVLFDHDGTLIDSEAVHFGLWQETLKPFGVTLTEQYYNDVMAGVPTPQNGTDVVRDFNLNADPQQLANIKTELTKAYLDAQPFPLMPFAKETLTLCHQRGLRIAIVTGGSKYSVQRTLSSYGFAEWVECVVAVEDVENSKPAPDCYLKALTVMGLSAQQAIAVEDTEHGLRAAVGAGLQCVAIPTAQSAGHNFTTAIAQYRDLSEWTEAQFNRP, encoded by the coding sequence ATGACAGCAGGTGACGCGGTATCAACATTGCAAGCGGTTTTATTTGATCATGATGGCACTCTGATTGACTCGGAGGCGGTGCACTTCGGTCTGTGGCAAGAAACACTAAAGCCGTTTGGGGTGACGCTTACCGAGCAGTATTACAATGATGTTATGGCGGGGGTCCCGACACCGCAAAATGGCACTGACGTGGTGCGGGATTTTAATCTCAACGCCGACCCGCAGCAATTGGCTAACATTAAAACCGAGCTCACCAAAGCCTATTTAGACGCGCAGCCGTTTCCACTGATGCCCTTCGCGAAAGAAACCCTGACATTGTGCCATCAGCGAGGGTTGCGCATTGCCATAGTAACCGGCGGCAGCAAATATTCAGTACAACGCACCTTGTCATCCTACGGGTTTGCTGAGTGGGTTGAGTGTGTGGTGGCTGTGGAAGACGTAGAAAACAGTAAGCCTGCGCCAGACTGCTATTTGAAAGCTCTGACTGTTATGGGCCTTTCGGCGCAGCAAGCGATTGCCGTAGAGGATACCGAGCATGGTCTCAGGGCTGCGGTAGGCGCTGGCCTTCAGTGTGTTGCTATACCCACTGCACAATCGGCCGGTCACAACTTTACAACCGCCATTGCTCAGTACCGGGATCTGTCTGAATGGACAGAAGCTCAGTTTAACCGCCCGTAG